GGGAAAGATTCTACATTTGTGTTCTTGTAATTTTCATTTACTACGTCTACTAAATTCATTACGAACTCCTAAAAAACGCTTGAACTTCTCAGAGGACCAACACCGTGTTGTTCTTAAGTAAATTCTATTTCAAAGACTCAGAGGCACTATTCAGTCGATCTAAATAGATTGCGACTGCCGATCGAACAGACAGGTGATTATATCCATCCGCACTTCCACCAAAAATTGGTTCAAGTGCAAAATGGGCCCGTTCGAGTACTTGTGCATGGAGACCCCATCCTGTACCAAATAACAAGAAGATAGGCCTTTTGTCAAGGCGCGCATTATTGATCAGGTCAGTTTCTACACCATTATTTGACTCGAAATTTGCACCTGTAACACAAATTAAAGGCTCAACACCTTCTATCTCCTTAATTTTATTGATTCCTTCCTCCACAGAGTTCACAAGACGAGCAATTGCCAGCGCATCTTGACGATCTGGGTTATAAACTCCAGCATCATCTTCCTCCCAGTGTCCTAGTATTCTTTTTACTAGTTTATGTTGGGCCTCAAGTGGAGTCACAATAAAGTAATTCTTCATACCAAAAGTACGACAGCTTCTAGCAATATCGTGTATATCGAGATTTGTTACTGAAGTTGTAACAATATCCCCTCTTTTATTTTTAATTGGGTGGTGTACTAAACCGAGATAAATATTATCTTTCATCTTTAATATATCCTTAAACTTTATTTCTCATATAGGTCTTATAAAGATCAGGCCTATACTTTTTTGTAAATTCTAATTTCTTATTCTGGTTAAATTCATCAATAAGCTTGTGATTACCTTCAGTCAAAACACTTGGTACTTTCACACCATTAAAGTTTGAAGGCCTTGTATAAACTGGCCCTTCAATAAGTCCATCTTCAAATGAATCACAAATTGCACTTTGATCATTACCTAATGCTTTTGGTAAAAACCTAAGCATTGCATCGGTAATAGTCATAACAGCAAGTTCTCCACCTGATAGAACATAATCACCAAGTGAATAAATTCGTGTTACATATTGCTCAATAAAGCGCTCGTCAATTCCTTCATAGCGGCCACATATAAATACGTATTGCTTTCTATTTTCTTGAAATGAAGACGCTAAATCTTTTGCATTATCATTATTAAAAACTGTACCTCGAGGAGAAGTATAAATAATTTCTAATTCATCTTTAGAGATTTTTTCAGTTTTTAAAATATGTTTTATGGCCTCTTCAAGAACATCTGCTCTTAGAACCATTCCTGGGCCACCACCATAAGGAGAACTATCGACACCTTTAAAGCTTTTAGGAGAGAAGTCACCAAGATAAAGAGTCTCAAACTCGACTTCATTTTCTAAAAACTTTCCAATGACTCCGCTACTTTTGAAAGCATCAAAGAATTGAGGAAATAATGTGATTACCCATATTTTATTCATTACATTAAACGTGGAATTAAGCATTCCACACGATTCTCTTCTAAATTAACAAGTTTAACAAATTGATCAACAAATGGAATATCAACATGCTTTCCATTAATTTTTGTATTTAAAACAATATGTGCACCGTTATCAAAATATTTTACAACTTTTCCAACGACTTGATCTTTTTCAATGTCAAAAACATCTAGGCCAATAATGTCGGCCATATAAAATTCGTCCTCTTCTGTTTCAGGTAATGTACTGCGATCAACATAGATCTCAAAAGGTAACATTTCTTCAGTTACATTTCTGTTATCAACACCTTCAAGATAGGCAAATACTTTATTTCCAAATGAAATCGATTTAACTGTCAATTCTTTTCCAGTCTTAGCAATTGAGCTTCCATTTAGTGGTTTTGCAAAAAATGTAACACCTTTTTGTAAGACACTATTATCTTTATTTTCTAAGTTAAAGACGAAGGCCCCCTTTATTCCATGCGGTCGGGTTGCAGTGCCAAGTAAAATTAAATTTTCTGAATTTTCCATAGGCTGACTTATATCACGCCTTGCAAGGTAAATCACCTATATATTTTTCAAGTATTTAACTTGCCAATTAACTGAACTCTAGTTTTAATATTTGTATTAAAGACAAAATTCATGGAGAGAATTATGAAAAAAATCGTAAGTGCTGCAGCGGTATGTGTTGTAGCTATCCCAACAATGGCAGCGAGTATTGAGATGCCAACTATTTACGGAAAAATTAACAAAGCAGCTATTTACACTGATCAAGATAGCACAGGAAGAACATCATTTTCAGGTTTTGCAGATGTAGACTCTTCTGAAACTCGTCTTGGTGTAAAAGGTAAATGGGATGTTGAAAACATCCAAGGTACTTATGTAATTGAAATGGGCCTAAACTCATCAAAGGACTCTAACGGTACTGATTATAGAATCAGAATGCGTCAAGCGGCCGTAGGCGCAAAAACTTCAATTGGTACATTTAAGGCCGGTCAAACATATACTCCAATGGACTATGTAATGCTAAAGACTGACGTTCTTAGCTCAACAGTAGCTTCAATTACAGGTTCTGATGCAAGTGCTAGAATTGATGGTGCCGTATCAAGACTAGGTATGAGATATCGTACAAGAACAGATATGATGTCATATGAGACACCAAGCCTTGGTGGACTTACTTTTTCTCTTTCAACTGATAGAGATAACGGTATGAATAACGACTCTACTGATGCAGATTATGGTCCAACTCACTACACTGGTCTTGTTAAGTTTGACAGACAAATGGGTAAAGTTGATATGAACCTATTTGCTGGTTATGACACTTGGGCAGAAGATGGTGAAGATAACACTTACACTCTAGCTGGAGCTAAGTTTGGATTTGGAAACTTCCAACTAAATGCTGCTTACAGTATCGAAGAAAATGATGCTGCAACAAAAACTGAAATCAACAGAACTTATGCAGGTGCTCAATACACGATGAATAAGAATGTATTTGCAGTAACTTATCAACTACGTGATGAAAAAGATGCTGGAAATGAGTATACACAAATTGCTGCTCACTACAGATATATGTTCACAAAGAAATTTGATATGAGCTTAACTGTTCTTACTTATGATGTTGATGAAACAGCTGGAACACAAAACGAAGCGACAATGGCCGCTGCGGGTATCCAACTTAAGTTCTAATAATTTAAAAATTATTTAAATAAGTTCTAAGGCCCACTATTGTGGGCCTTTCTTTTTTGTGAATTATTTTCTATAATATCTCAATGAATCAAAGTGAAATTAAATCAATTGCAATCATGCGAACATCGGCCCTTGGAGATATCATTTGGACGCTTCCAATGCTAAATCGTATCCGCAAAGCAATGCCTAATACAAAGATCTATTATATTACAAGTAATACATTTGCACCTTTATTAGAAGGGATTGAGGATGT
This is a stretch of genomic DNA from Halobacteriovorax vibrionivorans. It encodes these proteins:
- a CDS encoding RNA methyltransferase, which encodes MKDNIYLGLVHHPIKNKRGDIVTTSVTNLDIHDIARSCRTFGMKNYFIVTPLEAQHKLVKRILGHWEEDDAGVYNPDRQDALAIARLVNSVEEGINKIKEIEGVEPLICVTGANFESNNGVETDLINNARLDKRPIFLLFGTGWGLHAQVLERAHFALEPIFGGSADGYNHLSVRSAVAIYLDRLNSASESLK
- the trmD gene encoding tRNA (guanosine(37)-N1)-methyltransferase TrmD — protein: MNKIWVITLFPQFFDAFKSSGVIGKFLENEVEFETLYLGDFSPKSFKGVDSSPYGGGPGMVLRADVLEEAIKHILKTEKISKDELEIIYTSPRGTVFNNDNAKDLASSFQENRKQYVFICGRYEGIDERFIEQYVTRIYSLGDYVLSGGELAVMTITDAMLRFLPKALGNDQSAICDSFEDGLIEGPVYTRPSNFNGVKVPSVLTEGNHKLIDEFNQNKKLEFTKKYRPDLYKTYMRNKV
- the rimM gene encoding ribosome maturation factor RimM (Essential for efficient processing of 16S rRNA) produces the protein MENSENLILLGTATRPHGIKGAFVFNLENKDNSVLQKGVTFFAKPLNGSSIAKTGKELTVKSISFGNKVFAYLEGVDNRNVTEEMLPFEIYVDRSTLPETEEDEFYMADIIGLDVFDIEKDQVVGKVVKYFDNGAHIVLNTKINGKHVDIPFVDQFVKLVNLEENRVECLIPRLM
- a CDS encoding porin; this translates as MKKIVSAAAVCVVAIPTMAASIEMPTIYGKINKAAIYTDQDSTGRTSFSGFADVDSSETRLGVKGKWDVENIQGTYVIEMGLNSSKDSNGTDYRIRMRQAAVGAKTSIGTFKAGQTYTPMDYVMLKTDVLSSTVASITGSDASARIDGAVSRLGMRYRTRTDMMSYETPSLGGLTFSLSTDRDNGMNNDSTDADYGPTHYTGLVKFDRQMGKVDMNLFAGYDTWAEDGEDNTYTLAGAKFGFGNFQLNAAYSIEENDAATKTEINRTYAGAQYTMNKNVFAVTYQLRDEKDAGNEYTQIAAHYRYMFTKKFDMSLTVLTYDVDETAGTQNEATMAAAGIQLKF